CGGAAGATTCCCCGGTGAGCATGGTTTGTTTAAAGGCTTCAAAAACACCTTTTTCGGCAGCTCCCGGATTGTATTTCAGGAAATTTCGCCCTACCATCTGGTTTTGATTGTAGTAACGGTTAATGATCCTGTTTACCCGCACATAGGTAAAATCTACAATGTCATAATTCTCGCCAAAGAGGGGTTTCATAACAAAGATGCCCTGTTTTACGGTGTCAAAAACCATTTGAAGCAGTTCGTTGTTTTCCTCCAGCTCCCGGGTACGGCTTTTTATCTTTAGTTCAAGATCTTCATTTAGCCTTTGCAATTTTTCTTCGGCTTCTTTTCGAGGCGTGATATCTGAGAAAAGGCAGGCAACTTTTCGGCTTTTTGAGCTCCCTATGGGAAAGGCATAGACATCAAACCAGCGGTGATGAGCAGTAGCGTAATCTTCAAATCGCAGGGGTTCACCCGTAGCAGCCACTTTTCCAAGAGTATTAAACCAGTGGCTTTCGTGGTCGCGATAGAATTCTCTCATGGTTTTGCCCAGAGGATTCCTTGAATCTGTATGTTTTTCAAACGCGGGGTTAACTTCAACAAAAAGATAATCTACAAGATTCTTCTGGAGGTCTAATATCATTTCTACCACCCCAAATCCCTGGTCGAGTGAATTTACGAGCACACGATAGCGGTTCAGGCTTTCCTGCAGCAACTGTTCGGTTTCCAGTCCCACTTCTCTTCTTCCCTGCACCCTAGAAGTGTCAAGTGGTTTGGCAAGAGTAAGGATGAAATCCTCATTGTTCTCTTTGAAGCCATCATACCTGCGACTAGAAAAATGAAAACGCTTCCAGTGTCCAAACGGAGATTTGAAACGAAGTATTTCAGAATTTTCTTTAGCATCAGCCGGGGTTTCTGTACTTCTTAACAGTCGTAAAAACTGCGGATAATCTTCAGGATGGATTTTATCCCTGTAAAAGCTAACATTTTCTTCAAGGGCAGGAAGCCGGTCCCTGAAATACTGAAGAAACCTGTAGTTCACAGCCTTTATCGAAAAATCTTCCGCAGAACTGATGAACAAAAGAAATTCCTGGTTTTCATGTCCGTTAAAAGCATGGAACAGGCTGTGCATGGCACCAATAGGGATTTCATCGGGCATAAAGGTAGATTTTTGCATCTATGAAAATTTAGAGAGGGCAGTACTTTGTGCTGCTTCTTCAACAATACTGTTAGGGGGAGTAAAGTTAAAATTAGGATAATTTTTTGATACCTCAACCATCAGGGTACCAGATTTTTACCGAAAATATGTTGCAGTTTGGCGGAAGCTGCATAGGCATTGACTTCCCTTCGGAAAAAAAATCCGATTTTTTTTAAAAAGTGCTAGTAAACCAGATAAATGGAGAAGAGGCAGCAGTCAGAATTCTGACAAAGAAGCTTTTAAAAACCTTTCTTGTGTAGGAGATATGTTTAAATATCCAAAATGCGGGAGCACCCGAAGAGAAATTTTCCTTCCCGTAGAATCTTACAGTGCTTTAACTTTTTATTTGGAAGCGATCTGTTAAAATGAACCCTCAAAAATGCAGAAATCAGCAGCTATTTTTTCTTTTTCCTGTTGTAGTTTTTGTCCCCGCGGGTCTTGGGTTTCTTGTATTTTTTCTTGATTTCCCTTCTGTAAGAGCCTCCCAGGTTCACCTTTTTGTTCTTCTCCTTCTTTTCGTGAAATGCAGGCCCAGGTTTATCTTCATCGGAAATTTTCCCCGGATTGTAAATTTCATTTGCTTTAGGCTGTTCCTCCGGGATGAGCTCTGTAGACACAGGAATTTCCTGGGGCAGCGGCTGCAAACTGATCTTTAAATCCATCAGGGATTCTATCTTTTCAAGATCATCTGTTTCTGAAGGAGTGGTGAAAAGTATGGCATGCCCTTCTTTCTCTGCCCTTCCGGTACGGCCTATGCGGTGTATGTAATTTTCGGGATATGCGGGGGTGTCAAAATTGATCACGTGGCTTACCTGCTCAATATCCAGGCCCCGCGCCATAACGTCGGTAGCTACGAGTATGCGGCAAAATCCGTCCCCAAACTGCCTTATGCTCCTCAACCGGTAATTTTGGGTCTTATTGGAGTGGATTACGGTACACTCTTCTGGAAAAAGGGGATCGAGGTTTTGAAAAAGGCGATCGGCAATTCTTTTATTTCCGGCAAAAATGAGCACCTTGTGAAAAGTTTCTTTATCGGCCAGGAGGTGTTTTAGAAGATTCACCTTGGTGTAAAAGTTCGGGACTTCAAATCCTTCCTGGTTGATGTTTTCCAGTGGGGCGCCACTGGCAGCTACCGATACTGTTTCGGGATTCTTGAAATTCTCCTCAATTAGTTTCTTAACATCGGCAGTCATGGTGGCCGAAAACATAATGTTTTGCCGGTTCCCGGGAATTAATTCCAAAATATTGGTAAGCTGAAACCTGAAACCCAAATCGAGCATCACGTCTACTTCATCAATCACCAGTTTCTGTATAGATTTTAACTGCAGGTCGCGGTTAATGGCGAGGTCGTAAAGCCTTCCCGGGGTAGCCACCAGGATGTCCAGCCCCCGGGCAACCAGCTGTTTTTGGGTGTTGATGTTGGTACCTCCGTAAATTCCAAGAATACGCGTGTTGATGTATTTGGTGAGCTTTTCAAGCTCTTCCACCACCTGCACCACCAGTTCGCGGGTGGGTACTAAAATGAGGATACGCGGGTTCTTTTGTTCAGAATATTTCAGGCTCTTTAAAAGAGGTAGGAGGTAAGCCAGGGTCTTTCCCGTACCGGTCTGTGCGATCCCCACCATATCCCTGCCCGAAAGGATCACCGGTAAAGATTGCTCCTGGATAGGAGTGGGGGTGGAGATATTTTGATCTTCTAGTGCATTTAAAAGCGGAGTGCTAAGCTTGAGGTCCTGAAAAGTCACGCGGTAAATTTTTAAGGTGGCAAAGTTAAACTTAAATTATTGAAAGCCTATGGGTTTTGTTTAAGCTAATGCCAGCTTTATTTCTTCCGCGCCTATTTTGTATTTTTGGCTACCAATTTTACTACTATGACAAAGATCCTGGCTTTTGCCGGCTCCAGCAGCCCAACTTCAATCAACCATCAGTTAATTCTAAATGTCACCCGGCGTATTTCAGATCAGCAGGTGGAGCTGCTCGAACTGCACGAGCTCGAGTTTCCTGTGTACAGCATTGTGAGGGAAAAAGAAGGTTTTCCCGAAAACGTGAAATTCCTCTATAAAAAGATTGTTGAAGCCCCTGCTCTTATTATCGCGGTAAACGAGTATAACTCTAATGTTTCGGGATTTTTTAAGAATATTATTGACTGGCTTTCGCGTGTGGAAAAGAATTTTCTCGCCGGCAAAAAAATACTTTTAATGAGCACCTCGCCCGGAAAACGAGGGGGTGCTTCGGCTTTGGAATACTGTAAAAACCAGTTTCCAAGGTTTGGGGGAGAAGTGGTGGAGAGCTTTAGCCTGCCTCAGTTCTACGAGAATTTTGATTCTGAAAAAGGCCTGGTGGTTAACGAAGTTTTTGACCTTGGCATTATAGACGTGGTCACTTCTTTCTCGCAAAATATCAAAGAGGCGCAGTGAGGATATCCAAAAAGGTCAAAATTAAAGAAGATTTTCCAGTAAAAAAGGCGCTCTTGCACTGGGCACGCCAGTTCAACGAAGTGGTGTGGCTCGATAGCAACCGGCATGAAGACAGCTATTCGAATTTTGAGGCCCTGCTTGCCGTAGATGCCTTTACAGCTATTCAAACCGATGCTTCGGAAGCTTTTGACAAGCTGAAGGAATACCAGGAAACTACTGCCGACTGGATTTTTGGGTATCTTACTTACGACCTTAAAAATGATGTGGAACACCTGAAAAGTGAAAACCACGACGGACTCCTTTTTCCCGAATTGTTCTTTTTTCAGCCGAAGAAGCTCATCATCGTCAGGAAGAATGAGCTCGAACTGCATTACCTGGGGCTGGTTGATGATGAGCTGGAAGAAGACCTGGAGCATATCCTTCAAAAAAGGCATTTTCAGGAGGAAATTTTTCCGGAGCCGGAAAGGGAGGTCAGGCTGAAGCCGCGCATCTCAAGAGATGAATATTTGCTGAAAGTGCAGGAAATGTTGGGGCATATTCAGCGGGGAGATATTTATGAGGCCAATTTTTGTCAGGAATTCTATGCTGAAGCTGTAAAATTTGATCCTTTTCAGAAATTTTTAGCTTTAAATGCCATTTCTGAGCCCCCGTTTGCCGCTTTTTTGAAAAATCACGATCATTACCTGCTTTCTGCTTCCCCCGAAAGATACCTTCAGAAGAAAAACAGGCAGGTGATTTCCCAGCCTATAAAAGGAACTGCCCCCAGGGCAATTTTTGATGCCGAAAAAGATAAAGAACTGGCGCTTCGGCTTGAAAAAGATCCTAAAGAGCGCTCAGAGAATATCATGATTGTAGACCTGGTGCGAAATGACCTGTCAAAAACAGCAAAAAAGGGCAGCGTTGAGGTGACCGAACTTTGCGGGGTCTACAGCTTTTTGCAGGTGCATCAAATGATCTCTACCATAAAATCTCAATTAGATGAAGGCATTGCCGCGGTTGAGGTGCTGCGCAGCACTTTTCCCATGGGCAGTATGACGGGGGCACCAAAGATCTCTGCCATGCAGGTCATTGAAGAGCTGGAAGAAACAAAACGTGGCCTCTACAGTGGTGCCGTGGGCTATTTTGAACCTTCGGGCGATTTCGATTTTAACGTGGTTATTCGCAGCATTTTGTACAACGCAGCTTCGGGGTATGTGTCTTTTTCGGTGGGGAGTGCCATTACAGCGGCCTCAATTCCCGAAAATGAATACCGGGAATGCCTGGTAAAAGCCGCAGCCCTTAAAAAGGTGCTGGAGGAGCAGGAATAAAGGGAAATCTTCAGAAAAAAGAGCCCTGCAACCCATGCAATTTGATATCTTTGAGCTTATGCTGTCAGCCTTTAAAAAACACCTGCAGGAGCTGTTTCCTAAAACTTTTAAACGTAGGGTCCTACTGGCCGTGAGCGGTGGGGTAGACAGTGTTGT
This Salinimicrobium tongyeongense DNA region includes the following protein-coding sequences:
- a CDS encoding DEAD/DEAH box helicase, whose product is MTFQDLKLSTPLLNALEDQNISTPTPIQEQSLPVILSGRDMVGIAQTGTGKTLAYLLPLLKSLKYSEQKNPRILILVPTRELVVQVVEELEKLTKYINTRILGIYGGTNINTQKQLVARGLDILVATPGRLYDLAINRDLQLKSIQKLVIDEVDVMLDLGFRFQLTNILELIPGNRQNIMFSATMTADVKKLIEENFKNPETVSVAASGAPLENINQEGFEVPNFYTKVNLLKHLLADKETFHKVLIFAGNKRIADRLFQNLDPLFPEECTVIHSNKTQNYRLRSIRQFGDGFCRILVATDVMARGLDIEQVSHVINFDTPAYPENYIHRIGRTGRAEKEGHAILFTTPSETDDLEKIESLMDLKISLQPLPQEIPVSTELIPEEQPKANEIYNPGKISDEDKPGPAFHEKKEKNKKVNLGGSYRREIKKKYKKPKTRGDKNYNRKKKK
- a CDS encoding NADPH-dependent FMN reductase produces the protein MTKILAFAGSSSPTSINHQLILNVTRRISDQQVELLELHELEFPVYSIVREKEGFPENVKFLYKKIVEAPALIIAVNEYNSNVSGFFKNIIDWLSRVEKNFLAGKKILLMSTSPGKRGGASALEYCKNQFPRFGGEVVESFSLPQFYENFDSEKGLVVNEVFDLGIIDVVTSFSQNIKEAQ
- a CDS encoding anthranilate synthase component I family protein, with amino-acid sequence MRISKKVKIKEDFPVKKALLHWARQFNEVVWLDSNRHEDSYSNFEALLAVDAFTAIQTDASEAFDKLKEYQETTADWIFGYLTYDLKNDVEHLKSENHDGLLFPELFFFQPKKLIIVRKNELELHYLGLVDDELEEDLEHILQKRHFQEEIFPEPEREVRLKPRISRDEYLLKVQEMLGHIQRGDIYEANFCQEFYAEAVKFDPFQKFLALNAISEPPFAAFLKNHDHYLLSASPERYLQKKNRQVISQPIKGTAPRAIFDAEKDKELALRLEKDPKERSENIMIVDLVRNDLSKTAKKGSVEVTELCGVYSFLQVHQMISTIKSQLDEGIAAVEVLRSTFPMGSMTGAPKISAMQVIEELEETKRGLYSGAVGYFEPSGDFDFNVVIRSILYNAASGYVSFSVGSAITAASIPENEYRECLVKAAALKKVLEEQE